The following coding sequences are from one Candidatus Binataceae bacterium window:
- a CDS encoding Crp/Fnr family transcriptional regulator yields the protein MAVLNSLTEEGNRALWRIRQAGLPAEFVDELIGDNLIARYAKRFRLFLQGAPADVLMLIINGVVKVHCTQPDGRRFMVELAGPGDLIGYVDLLDARGRHCQAFEAQALTNCAVALITRQRILKLIEAADHSLLVSLFERLNSFWAATVHHYASLMTLSYRERLEAKLAEVASRFGVRDARGTMLTLELGHDDWADMIGSSRPMVSRLIAEMIENTVLAREGKHYILLGHQGLDKPSFQLPRAEAETAGRRSPMHKLDRSALRPARLSS from the coding sequence ATGGCCGTACTCAATTCGTTGACCGAAGAAGGCAACCGTGCGCTGTGGCGGATCAGGCAAGCCGGCCTGCCCGCGGAGTTCGTCGATGAACTCATCGGCGACAACCTTATCGCGCGCTATGCGAAACGGTTTCGGCTGTTTCTTCAGGGTGCGCCGGCCGACGTCCTGATGTTGATCATCAACGGCGTGGTCAAGGTCCATTGTACGCAGCCCGACGGTCGCAGATTCATGGTCGAGCTGGCGGGACCCGGCGACCTCATCGGTTACGTCGATTTGCTCGACGCTCGCGGCCGCCATTGCCAAGCATTCGAAGCCCAGGCCTTGACCAACTGCGCTGTGGCTCTAATTACGCGTCAGCGAATCCTCAAGCTGATCGAAGCTGCCGACCATAGCTTGCTGGTCAGTTTGTTCGAGCGGCTCAACAGCTTCTGGGCTGCCACCGTCCATCACTACGCCTCGCTCATGACCCTGTCCTACCGTGAACGGCTGGAAGCCAAGCTCGCCGAGGTCGCCTCGCGCTTTGGCGTGCGTGACGCCCGCGGCACGATGCTCACCCTGGAATTGGGCCACGACGATTGGGCCGACATGATCGGCAGCTCGCGCCCGATGGTGAGCAGGCTTATCGCCGAAATGATCGAGAACACTGTACTCGCGCGTGAAGGCAAGCATTACATCCTGCTCGGCCATCAGGGACTCGACAAGCCGAGCTTCCAACTGCCGCGCGCGGAGGCGGAAACGGCCGGCAGGCGCAGTCCGATGCACAAGCTGGATCGTTCCGCCCTTCGTCCGGCGCGTCTTTCGTCCTAA
- a CDS encoding DUF2892 domain-containing protein codes for MSVERWIRLIAGSFIVASVALSYFHSRLWLWFTLFVGLNLFQSALTRWCLMEDILRKLGVGVPAPAGPPSRPAGAAS; via the coding sequence ATGTCCGTTGAACGCTGGATTCGGCTGATCGCGGGCAGCTTCATCGTTGCCAGCGTGGCGCTGAGCTATTTTCACAGCCGCCTGTGGCTGTGGTTCACGCTGTTCGTCGGTCTCAACCTGTTCCAGTCGGCCCTGACGCGCTGGTGCCTGATGGAGGATATCCTGCGCAAGCTCGGCGTGGGCGTGCCGGCGCCCGCCGGCCCGCCGTCGCGACCGGCCGGCGCCGCCTCCTGA
- a CDS encoding TolC family protein yields MLRQTMVLALLGALCTAALAADSVPRRLSLDESIAIALRKNRTLMAAVLDHAAAQADAGVARGAMLPRLDAGENLSYTDNPVQAFSDLLLQQEFAQADFAPSRLNHPGFLANFQSQVRLSFPLFAGGRLLAAYRGAGFVADAMRWQAIEARQRVEFAVVEAYYAAVLAEQRIAMVDRALAAARAHLRQAEDLFGHGMAVNSDVLRTRVMVGSLEEQRIEAESEMHVGWAALAHALGDEDERIAPLRNPVELQAVAQAASPLDALVKQALARRPEIKVVDARVKEADEAVTVARSDYLPTIEVAGVYENDSERLLRAGNNGALLVTGRLNLFHGMATRSKVDAAEDRLARARVLGQELRHAVALEVESAWRRLAAATKALEVARRNTAYADSALKILEDRYASGLATNVAVLDAQTTREEADLRLVSARVAVAVDRAALNLAVGAEPQRATER; encoded by the coding sequence ATGCTGCGGCAGACGATGGTGCTTGCCCTGCTCGGAGCCCTGTGCACCGCGGCGCTTGCCGCCGACAGCGTTCCGCGCAGGCTCTCGCTGGACGAGTCGATCGCGATCGCGCTGCGTAAAAACCGCACCCTGATGGCCGCCGTGCTCGACCATGCGGCAGCGCAGGCGGACGCCGGTGTTGCGCGGGGCGCGATGCTGCCGCGGCTCGATGCGGGCGAGAACCTCTCGTACACCGACAATCCGGTCCAGGCCTTTTCCGACCTTCTGCTCCAGCAGGAGTTCGCCCAGGCCGACTTCGCGCCCAGCCGGCTCAACCATCCGGGTTTCCTGGCAAACTTTCAGAGCCAGGTGCGGCTGTCGTTTCCGCTGTTTGCCGGCGGTCGCCTGCTCGCCGCCTACCGCGGGGCAGGGTTTGTCGCCGACGCCATGCGCTGGCAGGCGATTGAGGCCCGTCAGCGCGTGGAATTCGCCGTCGTCGAGGCCTACTACGCGGCAGTGCTCGCCGAGCAGCGGATCGCCATGGTTGACCGCGCGCTCGCCGCTGCGCGGGCCCATCTCAGGCAGGCCGAGGACCTATTCGGCCACGGGATGGCGGTCAATTCTGACGTCCTGCGGACGCGGGTGATGGTCGGCAGCCTCGAAGAGCAGCGAATCGAAGCCGAAAGCGAGATGCACGTTGGATGGGCCGCCCTCGCGCATGCGCTGGGCGACGAGGACGAGCGGATAGCGCCGCTTCGCAATCCCGTCGAGCTGCAGGCCGTCGCCCAGGCCGCCAGCCCGCTCGATGCCCTGGTCAAGCAGGCGCTTGCGCGCCGGCCGGAGATCAAGGTTGTCGACGCCCGCGTCAAGGAGGCCGACGAGGCGGTGACGGTTGCGCGTTCCGACTATCTGCCCACGATCGAAGTCGCTGGCGTGTACGAAAACGACTCCGAACGCCTGCTGCGCGCGGGCAACAACGGCGCACTGCTCGTCACCGGACGGCTTAACCTGTTCCACGGGATGGCCACGCGTTCGAAAGTCGACGCGGCCGAGGACAGGCTTGCACGTGCGCGAGTGCTCGGCCAGGAGCTGCGCCATGCGGTGGCGCTCGAGGTCGAAAGCGCATGGCGCAGGCTTGCCGCGGCGACGAAAGCCCTAGAGGTGGCCAGGCGCAATACCGCGTATGCCGACTCCGCGCTCAAGATCCTCGAAGACCGCTATGCCTCTGGGCTCGCCACCAACGTTGCGGTGCTCGATGCGCAGACGACGCGTGAGGAGGCCGACCTTCGGCTCGTGAGCGCGCGGGTCGCAGTGGCGGTCGATCGCGCCGCGCTCAACCTCGCCGTCGGCGCCGAGCCGCAAAGAGCGACGGAACGCTGA
- a CDS encoding efflux RND transporter periplasmic adaptor subunit: MTNRLAIVRFSRRRWWLAATAAACLALLWIALRVVQGGKLQPGLLSRQADQTPNRPLGTVTRERITLRHEVVGSVQSRMPVEAASRVAARVTEVKVRAGDRVGRGQILVALDAAELRAKVAQAEGELAAARAELARATADHQRFAALFSRGSVTAHERDAAEAAYRSAAGRAAQAAAAVSAARAALVYTVVRSPVEGVVVERLVEPGDMALVGKPLVRLYDNNALRVELAVPEDLARYLAVGTPLDVRVDAARAVYHAQVSEIVPAADPASRSFLVRAPLAGRGHLRPGMFARASFAAGSQTLLTVPRAAVERIGQLDTVRVDADGTIQTRMVSLGRGLGARVEVLAGLHEGDRVILDHTQAAVR, from the coding sequence ATGACGAATCGGCTGGCTATCGTGCGCTTCAGCCGCCGCCGCTGGTGGTTGGCCGCGACAGCCGCGGCCTGCCTTGCCCTGCTGTGGATCGCGCTGCGCGTGGTCCAAGGCGGCAAGCTTCAGCCGGGATTGCTCAGCCGACAAGCCGACCAGACGCCCAACCGGCCGCTCGGCACGGTGACGCGCGAGCGGATAACGCTGCGCCACGAGGTGGTCGGTTCGGTCCAGTCGCGGATGCCGGTTGAAGCCGCAAGCCGCGTGGCCGCGCGCGTGACCGAAGTGAAAGTTCGCGCCGGCGACCGCGTAGGCCGGGGCCAAATACTGGTTGCGCTCGACGCCGCGGAGCTCCGCGCCAAAGTCGCGCAGGCCGAGGGCGAGCTTGCGGCGGCCAGGGCCGAACTGGCGCGCGCCACCGCCGATCACCAGCGTTTCGCGGCGCTTTTCAGCCGCGGTTCAGTTACCGCGCACGAGCGCGACGCGGCCGAAGCCGCCTACCGAAGCGCCGCGGGCAGGGCCGCGCAGGCCGCGGCCGCCGTCAGCGCGGCGCGCGCGGCGCTTGTCTACACCGTTGTGCGCTCGCCGGTCGAGGGCGTGGTCGTCGAGCGGTTGGTCGAGCCGGGCGACATGGCCCTCGTGGGCAAACCGCTGGTGCGGCTATACGACAACAATGCGCTGCGCGTGGAACTGGCAGTGCCCGAGGATCTCGCGCGCTATTTGGCGGTCGGTACGCCGCTTGACGTCAGGGTCGACGCCGCCCGCGCTGTCTATCATGCGCAGGTGAGCGAAATCGTTCCCGCGGCCGACCCAGCCAGCCGCAGCTTCCTGGTGCGCGCCCCGCTGGCCGGCAGAGGCCATCTGCGCCCCGGGATGTTCGCACGGGCGTCGTTCGCCGCGGGCAGCCAGACGCTGCTCACGGTGCCGCGCGCGGCGGTTGAGCGGATCGGCCAGCTCGACACCGTTCGGGTCGATGCTGACGGGACGATCCAGACCCGGATGGTTTCGCTCGGGCGCGGGCTCGGCGCGCGCGTCGAGGTGTTGGCCGGATTGCACGAGGGCGACCGTGTCATCCTCGATCACACCCAAGCGGCGGTCCGATGA
- a CDS encoding efflux RND transporter permease subunit: MNTSGGAEKLGLTARFVDLFLGSNLSMLLLLASLAAGVVALWVTPREEDPQISVPLADIIVQMPGASAAEVENLVTSNLEKRLWEMEGVRHLYSVSRPGMALVTVRFRVGYDKIRSLVQIYNKLESNRDAVPPGVSGWIVKPVGIDDVPILTVTLWSATHSDAALRRVADEILHRMQEVPDTGRSFVVGGRPRQVRVLLDPERLAGHGLAPLEIARALRGADANLRAGSFAHGNREYVLDSGPFLTSSREVANLVVAVRNGHPVYLREVAQVMDGPAEPAAYTAIGFGPARERLLTERGQLKLTSVGEPRRLYPAVTLAFAKRHGTNAVAVAEGLIARVEALKGVAIPSDVGVLVTRNYGETADEKVNELVRELMIAVAIIVGLLAFSLGVREALIVAIAVPITLAITLVGNLLAGYTINRVTLFALILSLGLLVDDPIVDVENIHRHFRLGDHPPREATLIAVDEVRPPTILATFTVIASFIPMLFVTGMMGPYMRPMPFNVPLAMLMSLVVAFTITPWAAYRLLRREYAPGGDGQQRADEGATVRRWYGAILRPLLESRRRARLFLFAMGGAFALSILLVVSGLVPVKMLPFDNKNELQLVIDMPEGTPLEATDAAVRDFDALLARVPEVTSFESYSGEPSPFDFNGMVRHYYLRRAPWQADIRVNLAPKGERAQSSHQIALRIRPPLEAIAREHGAKLKIVEMPPGPPVLETIVAEIYGPPEAEYAQLIAYGRALRRIFARTGGLVDTDDFSVAAQPRVLFVLDREKAALHGVSTATVARTLGLMLGGDAVATVHTATERNPLAIELRMPRAARSSLESLAAIRVRGADGAMVPLGELGGLRRTLEEQPIYRKDLRPVAMVMADTAGVSPVNEVLWLQRHTASLLPAGYTIEWSGEGEWNITLTVFRDLGIAFGAALFFIYVLLVAQTESLAMPLIIMAAIPLTMVGIMPGFFILDLLTNRPVAGYPDPTFFTATAMIGMIALAGIVVRNSIILIDFIHHGLARGLSLEEAILEAGAIRLRPIALTAGAAMLGSAVITLDPIFSGLAWSFIFGIFASTAFTLIVVPLLYYLVYHRRGAPGQGAAGADG; the protein is encoded by the coding sequence ATGAACACGAGCGGCGGTGCGGAGAAGCTCGGGCTGACGGCGCGCTTCGTCGATCTGTTCCTGGGCTCGAACCTTTCGATGCTGCTGCTATTGGCCTCGCTGGCGGCGGGGGTGGTCGCGCTGTGGGTCACGCCGCGCGAGGAGGACCCGCAGATCTCGGTGCCGCTGGCCGACATCATCGTGCAGATGCCGGGGGCGAGCGCGGCCGAGGTCGAAAACCTCGTTACCAGCAACCTTGAGAAGCGCCTGTGGGAGATGGAGGGCGTGCGCCACCTCTACTCGGTCTCGCGGCCGGGGATGGCGCTGGTCACGGTCCGGTTTCGCGTCGGCTACGACAAGATCCGCAGCCTCGTCCAGATCTATAACAAACTGGAATCCAACCGCGACGCGGTGCCGCCCGGCGTGAGCGGATGGATCGTCAAGCCGGTGGGGATCGACGACGTGCCGATTCTGACCGTGACGCTGTGGAGCGCGACTCACAGCGATGCCGCGCTGCGCCGCGTCGCCGACGAGATTCTCCATCGGATGCAAGAGGTGCCGGACACCGGGCGCTCGTTCGTGGTGGGCGGGCGGCCGCGCCAGGTCCGGGTCTTGCTCGACCCCGAGCGGCTGGCCGGCCACGGGCTGGCTCCGCTCGAGATCGCGCGGGCGCTGCGCGGCGCCGATGCCAATCTGCGCGCCGGCAGCTTTGCGCATGGCAACCGCGAGTACGTGCTCGACAGTGGTCCGTTCCTCACCAGCTCGCGCGAGGTCGCCAACCTGGTGGTCGCGGTGCGCAACGGCCATCCGGTCTATCTGCGGGAGGTTGCGCAGGTTATGGACGGCCCCGCCGAGCCCGCTGCGTATACCGCGATCGGTTTCGGCCCCGCGCGCGAGCGGCTGCTCACCGAACGCGGCCAGTTGAAGCTGACGTCGGTCGGCGAGCCGCGACGGCTTTACCCGGCGGTCACGCTAGCGTTTGCCAAGCGCCACGGCACCAACGCGGTTGCCGTCGCCGAGGGCTTGATCGCCAGGGTCGAGGCGCTCAAGGGCGTGGCCATCCCCTCGGACGTCGGTGTGCTGGTGACCCGCAACTACGGCGAGACCGCCGACGAGAAGGTCAACGAGCTGGTGCGCGAGCTGATGATCGCGGTTGCGATCATTGTCGGGTTGCTGGCCTTTTCGCTGGGCGTGCGCGAGGCCTTGATCGTGGCGATTGCGGTGCCGATCACGCTGGCGATCACGCTGGTTGGCAACCTGCTCGCCGGCTACACCATCAATCGGGTTACACTGTTCGCGCTGATCCTGTCATTGGGCCTGCTAGTGGACGACCCGATCGTCGACGTGGAGAATATCCATCGCCATTTCCGCCTCGGAGACCATCCCCCGCGCGAGGCGACGCTGATCGCGGTTGACGAGGTCCGCCCGCCGACCATCCTGGCGACCTTCACCGTAATCGCGTCGTTCATCCCGATGCTGTTCGTGACCGGGATGATGGGGCCGTACATGCGGCCGATGCCGTTCAACGTGCCGCTGGCGATGCTGATGTCGCTGGTTGTCGCCTTCACCATCACGCCATGGGCCGCCTATCGCCTGCTGCGCCGCGAATACGCGCCCGGCGGTGACGGCCAGCAGCGCGCCGACGAGGGTGCGACGGTCCGCCGATGGTACGGCGCCATCCTGCGCCCGCTGCTCGAAAGTCGCCGGCGCGCGCGGCTGTTCCTGTTCGCGATGGGCGGCGCGTTCGCCCTCTCGATCCTGCTGGTGGTGTCCGGTCTGGTGCCGGTCAAGATGCTGCCGTTCGACAACAAGAACGAGCTCCAACTGGTGATCGACATGCCCGAGGGGACGCCGCTGGAGGCGACCGACGCCGCGGTGCGCGACTTCGACGCGCTGCTCGCGCGCGTGCCCGAAGTCACCAGCTTCGAGTCTTACAGCGGCGAACCGTCGCCGTTCGATTTCAATGGGATGGTGCGCCACTACTACTTGCGGCGGGCGCCGTGGCAGGCCGATATCCGCGTCAACCTGGCGCCCAAGGGCGAGCGCGCGCAGTCCTCGCATCAGATCGCGCTTAGAATCCGGCCGCCGCTGGAGGCGATCGCGCGCGAACACGGCGCCAAGCTGAAGATCGTCGAGATGCCCCCGGGGCCGCCCGTGCTCGAAACCATCGTCGCCGAGATCTACGGTCCGCCCGAGGCCGAATACGCGCAGCTTATCGCCTACGGCCGCGCGCTGCGCCGCATCTTCGCTCGCACCGGCGGCCTGGTCGATACCGACGACTTTTCGGTCGCCGCGCAGCCGCGCGTGCTGTTCGTGCTCGACCGCGAGAAGGCCGCGCTCCACGGGGTCAGCACCGCGACGGTCGCGCGGACGCTCGGCCTGATGCTCGGCGGTGACGCCGTCGCGACCGTCCATACTGCGACCGAGCGCAATCCGCTGGCGATCGAACTGCGCATGCCGCGCGCGGCGCGCTCCAGCCTCGAAAGCCTCGCCGCGATCAGGGTGCGTGGCGCGGACGGCGCGATGGTGCCGCTGGGCGAACTCGGCGGGCTGCGCCGCACGCTCGAGGAGCAGCCGATCTACCGCAAGGATTTGCGGCCGGTCGCGATGGTGATGGCGGACACGGCGGGGGTGAGCCCGGTCAACGAAGTCCTGTGGCTCCAGCGCCACACCGCGTCGCTGCTGCCGGCCGGCTACACCATCGAGTGGAGCGGCGAGGGCGAATGGAACATCACGCTGACCGTCTTTCGCGATCTTGGAATCGCCTTCGGCGCCGCGCTGTTCTTCATCTACGTGCTGCTGGTTGCGCAGACCGAGTCGCTCGCCATGCCGCTCATCATCATGGCTGCGATTCCGCTGACCATGGTCGGGATCATGCCCGGCTTCTTCATCCTCGACCTGCTCACCAACCGGCCGGTGGCGGGCTACCCGGATCCCACGTTTTTCACCGCGACCGCTATGATCGGGATGATCGCGCTGGCCGGAATCGTCGTGCGCAATTCGATCATCCTCATCGACTTCATCCATCACGGCCTTGCGCGCGGGCTCAGCTTGGAGGAGGCGATCCTGGAGGCCGGCGCGATCCGCCTGCGGCCGATCGCGCTGACCGCGGGCGCCGCGATGCTCGGTTCGGCGGTGATCACGCTCGATCCGATCTTCTCCGGGCTCGCATGGTCATTCATCTTCGGAATCTTCGCCTCGACCGCGTTCACGCTGATCGTCGTGCCGCTACTCTACTACCTCGTCTATCATCGGCGCGGCGCGCCCGGCCAAGGCGCCGCCGGCGCAGACGGTTGA
- a CDS encoding lysylphosphatidylglycerol synthase transmembrane domain-containing protein: MQAEPAAGQARTSPGAPTPDLAGAPPRAKQRRHPVFGFALRIGAGAAIVALLLWHYDARPILHQLARERLGFFCAAIALYVGGQVMSTFRWQLLGSLLAIPSPFIEYLAYYFIGMFTNVFVPGLVGGDALRALYLGRRHQRLGEAVASVIADRGVGMVGLFWLSAAAAAGLSAAVPPAVRGPTIAVGVLALVGYAALPLVAKLARRMPERIAAVALTVEPYLGRPMAMLPAVGLSVALQLSLAVCQWLLARGLGLDAPLALFVLCVPIANVFASLPLTLNGLGLRETAYLMLFAKAGLGHSDAIALGLLWFAATALGNLTGVIAFVLTETPPLRAS, from the coding sequence ATGCAAGCTGAACCCGCCGCCGGTCAGGCGCGAACTTCGCCCGGCGCGCCCACACCTGATCTCGCGGGAGCGCCGCCGCGCGCCAAGCAGCGACGCCATCCCGTGTTCGGCTTCGCGCTGCGCATCGGCGCGGGCGCCGCCATCGTCGCGCTGCTGCTTTGGCACTACGACGCGCGCCCGATCCTGCATCAGCTCGCGCGCGAGCGGCTCGGTTTCTTCTGCGCCGCGATCGCGCTGTACGTCGGCGGGCAGGTGATGTCGACTTTCCGATGGCAGCTGCTGGGCTCGCTGCTCGCCATCCCGTCGCCGTTCATCGAATACCTCGCCTACTACTTCATCGGGATGTTCACCAATGTATTCGTGCCCGGACTGGTCGGCGGCGACGCGCTGCGCGCGCTCTATCTCGGCCGGCGCCATCAGCGCCTCGGTGAGGCGGTCGCCTCCGTGATCGCCGACCGCGGAGTTGGGATGGTGGGACTGTTCTGGCTATCGGCAGCGGCCGCGGCCGGGCTGAGCGCCGCGGTGCCGCCCGCCGTGCGCGGGCCCACGATCGCGGTCGGAGTGCTTGCGCTCGTCGGCTACGCCGCCCTGCCGCTCGTCGCAAAGCTGGCCCGGCGCATGCCCGAGCGAATCGCGGCGGTCGCGCTGACGGTCGAGCCGTATCTCGGCCGGCCGATGGCGATGCTGCCGGCTGTAGGGTTGTCGGTCGCGCTCCAGCTCTCGCTTGCGGTTTGCCAATGGCTGCTCGCGCGCGGGCTGGGGCTCGACGCGCCGCTTGCGCTGTTCGTGCTCTGCGTACCGATTGCCAACGTCTTCGCAAGTCTCCCGCTGACCCTCAACGGGCTCGGCCTGCGCGAGACCGCCTACCTGATGCTGTTCGCAAAGGCGGGGCTCGGCCATTCCGATGCGATTGCGCTGGGGCTGCTATGGTTCGCGGCGACCGCGCTCGGCAACCTGACCGGGGTGATCGCCTTCGTCCTGACCGAAACGCCGCCGCTGCGCGCAAGCTGA
- a CDS encoding glycosyltransferase family 39 protein, whose translation MSEPATIETASPAPAAPFWHGAPATLWHSPLIQALALVTLAAAIFFFHLGSYGLWEPDEARYAEIAREMLAGGGWVVPHLNYVPYVEKPPLLYWTGALWMALLGVNEFAARLTPALAAIFGVIATWGFVRRTMGAARAFLAGAILATSALYAVMAQVLTTDMLLSATVTAAMFALYLHWREGGRWCWLGYGAIAAGVLTKGPVAIAIPVLAFATFLWWEGELRGALGRFHALSGGAMVAALVAPWFAVTAVREPGFIDFYFVGEHLRRFFQPSYSHGEPFYYYLPVVLAGMMPWTLFVPFIAWRELPRTPVGRFCIVSAAVVLGLFSAASAKLIPYILPAMAPIAVLLADGIVTRIFANDSAAAPASERAPAARAPRSFVAVGAALIVLGTAAIGAGLLAPIFKSPYVALARPALYALGLVGVAGGALVGELFQHLRAEAGLAALVLVAALGLGAGSYARLEAEPLRSYAALARKVAAHAPDATLICYPRYVQALAFYTHRRVILVGAQTELAFGAAHAADADRFFFHNENDVLRLWNMPGPVVLVIDERELHRLRERLGDYVMIGAEWHKRAILKIAEPRYAS comes from the coding sequence GTGTCCGAGCCCGCGACCATCGAGACCGCCTCACCCGCGCCCGCTGCGCCGTTTTGGCACGGAGCGCCCGCGACGCTGTGGCACTCGCCGCTAATCCAGGCGCTCGCGTTGGTCACGCTGGCGGCGGCGATTTTCTTCTTCCATCTCGGCAGCTACGGCCTGTGGGAGCCCGACGAGGCGCGCTACGCCGAGATCGCGCGCGAGATGCTCGCCGGGGGCGGATGGGTCGTGCCGCATCTCAACTACGTCCCCTACGTCGAAAAGCCGCCGCTGCTCTATTGGACGGGGGCGCTGTGGATGGCGCTGCTTGGAGTCAACGAGTTCGCCGCGCGCCTGACGCCGGCGCTCGCGGCGATTTTCGGCGTGATCGCGACCTGGGGCTTCGTGCGGCGCACGATGGGTGCGGCGCGCGCGTTCCTGGCCGGCGCGATCCTCGCCACCTCGGCGCTGTACGCGGTGATGGCGCAAGTGCTTACGACTGACATGCTGCTGAGCGCGACGGTCACGGCGGCGATGTTCGCGCTGTACCTGCATTGGCGCGAGGGCGGCCGATGGTGCTGGCTGGGATATGGCGCGATCGCGGCGGGAGTTCTGACCAAAGGCCCGGTCGCCATCGCGATTCCCGTGCTCGCGTTCGCCACCTTCCTGTGGTGGGAGGGCGAGCTGCGCGGCGCGCTCGGCCGTTTCCACGCTCTGTCGGGCGGCGCGATGGTGGCGGCGCTCGTCGCCCCGTGGTTCGCCGTGACGGCGGTGCGCGAGCCCGGCTTTATCGACTTCTATTTCGTCGGCGAGCATCTGCGACGCTTCTTCCAGCCCAGCTACAGCCACGGCGAGCCGTTCTATTACTACCTCCCGGTGGTGTTGGCCGGGATGATGCCGTGGACACTGTTCGTTCCATTCATCGCGTGGCGCGAGCTGCCGCGCACGCCGGTCGGCCGCTTTTGTATCGTGTCTGCCGCGGTCGTGCTCGGGTTGTTTTCGGCGGCAAGCGCCAAGCTCATCCCGTACATCCTGCCCGCGATGGCACCGATCGCGGTGCTGCTCGCCGACGGAATTGTAACGCGTATCTTCGCGAACGACTCCGCCGCCGCACCCGCGTCGGAGCGCGCACCGGCGGCGCGAGCGCCGCGCTCGTTTGTTGCGGTGGGCGCGGCGTTGATCGTCCTGGGAACCGCCGCGATCGGCGCTGGATTGCTGGCGCCGATCTTCAAGAGCCCCTACGTCGCGCTCGCACGCCCCGCGCTCTATGCACTGGGCCTCGTCGGAGTCGCCGGCGGCGCGCTGGTCGGCGAGTTGTTCCAGCACCTGCGAGCCGAAGCCGGGTTGGCGGCACTCGTGCTCGTGGCCGCGTTGGGGCTCGGCGCCGGCAGCTACGCCCGCCTGGAAGCGGAGCCGTTACGCTCGTACGCCGCGCTCGCGCGCAAGGTTGCCGCGCACGCTCCCGACGCGACGCTGATCTGCTATCCGCGCTACGTCCAGGCATTGGCGTTTTACACTCATCGCCGCGTGATCCTGGTCGGCGCGCAGACCGAGCTCGCCTTCGGCGCCGCGCACGCCGCCGATGCGGACCGCTTTTTCTTCCATAACGAGAACGACGTGCTGCGCTTGTGGAATATGCCGGGCCCGGTGGTGCTGGTGATCGACGAGCGCGAGCTGCACCGGCTGCGCGAACGGCTCGGCGACTACGTGATGATCGGCGCCGAATGGCACAAGCGCGCGATTCTCAAAATCGCGGAGCCGCGCTATGCAAGCTGA